GTAGCCGTTGATTTCCACGACCGCGGGCTTAACCTTGTCCATCTTGAACGTGATTTTGTTCTTGCTGAACTTCGGCTTGATGCCCAGCGACAGCGGGCGCACGACCACGCTTCGGCAGTCGATGTTTTTTGTCGTGATTTCGACGGTCGCGCCGTCCTTGTCCATGTCCCAGTATGCGAAGCCCGCCTTTTCGGTCTGTTCAATCGGGCGCTGGTATCCCGGCCAGACTTGGTTTATGGGATATTTCGAGACGTTGCATTCGTAGACGTCGACGTTTTTGCCGTCGATTTTGAGAGCGCAGTTTTCGAATTTGTTTTCCCCCTGCGGCGCGGGATAGAGTTTCACGCCCGCGACGGCGGTCAGCTGTATTGCCGTGAGAAGCACGGCGGCATATAGTAGTTTGGACATTTTTTTTGTGCGTTATGATTGTGGATATTGTTGCGGCGCGAAACGCCGCTTTCGTAAAGCTACTTTCTTTTAAAATTTTAGAATATTGTCAATATTTTTGGATTTTCGGGAGGAATATGTTTTCCGCCCCGCATTCGGCGGCGTGGATAGGCTGTGATATAATTTTTCCGTAAAGGGTATATTTTTTCCTGTTGTGGGAGGGCGCGGTTTTTGCTATTATCGCGTTATGATGAAGAGAATATTTATGTCGGCGTTTGCCGCGGCCGCCGCCATGTCGGCGTTCGCCGCATACGAGAAAGTGGAGGAAATCGAACCGTCCCTGCCCCTGCCCAACAAGCAGTGGGAGGAAATCGGAAGAATAAAGCACAAGTCGGCGGCGGAGATAGCCGACTCGCGCCTGTCCGTCGGCTTCGAATGTCTCGACCGCGACATGTTCGAGCCAGAAAAAGTCTACGACAAGCTTGCGGCAATCGGCATAAAGTGGGCGCGCTGCCAGACGGGTTGGAGCAAGACCGAAAAGCAAAAAGGCGTCTACGACTTCGCGTGGCTCGACTCCGTTGTGGACAACCTCATAAAGCGCGGTATCAAGCCGTGGTTCAACGTCGGCTTCGGCAATCCGATTTATATGGGCGAAATGAAAAATCCCACGGGGGTCGGCTACGTTCCGCTCTATTTCGGCGACGAGTGCTTGCAGGCGTGGAAAAACTATATCGACGCGCTTTCAAAGCATTTCAAGGGGCGCGTGCAGTATTTCGAAATCTGGAACGAGCCGGATATAAACCACTTCTGGCAGCCGAAGAAAGCCGACGCGGGCGGGTATGCAAAGCTTGTGGAAACTACGGGCTCGATAATAAGAAAAAATATTCCTGATGCTAAAATCGGCGCGGTTGTTTCGGGCACGTTCGTAGAATATGCTTCCGAATATTTCAGGATAGGGGGAGGGAAATACATCGACTTTTTTTCAATACACCCGTATTGCATAATTCCCGAGGAACGCCACAATATCGATACGCGGGCGCTGTTGAGGCTCTTCAAACAGCACAATCCCGACCGCAAAATTTCGCTGTGGCAGGGCGAGTCGGGCTTCGGGTCGTCGTATCCCGAGGGGCACTACATGCGTCCCGCGACAGCGGGCGGCGAGTACATGCAGGCGAAGTGGACGCTCCGCCGCTTCACGCTCGACCTCTCGTCGGGCTATGGTTTAAGCTCCATTTACCAGTGCGTCGATTTGAAGGCGGGCTATCAGATGGCGACGGGAGGCAAGCCTCTTTTTGCAAAATACGGACTCTTCGAAAATATTACGTACCGCCCGAAAAAATCGGTCGAAATACTGAAAAACTACACGCCGATTTTCGACTGCGACACAAAGCCGTACGCGCTCTCCGCGTATATTTACACCCGAAAAGCGGTGCCTGAGGGCGCGGGGGTTTCGCGCCTTGTCGATTCGGCGAAGCGCATGGAGACGTTCGAGCGCAAGGGGTATCCGCTCTATGCGTTTTGGCTTGCCGAGGACATGCAGCTCCAGATGAAGCCGATTCCGCGCGCGTCGCTGCACTATGTGGCGGAATTGCCTCTGAAAAATCCCGTCTTGATAGATCCCGTTTCGGGGCGCGTGTTCGCCTACGCCTCGCCCAGCGCAAGAAAATACGGCGACCCTGTCAGGAACTATGTGTTGACCGGCGTGCCGCTTGCAGACTATCCGCTGGTGATAACAGACTACGCGGCGGTGGAGGATTTGGTTGTGCCGAAATCCGAGTAGCAAAATCATATCGATACGGAAAAATTATAACATTTGACTTCCCCGCGCGGGAAGTCTTATTTTTTGCGCCGATGAAACCGAACCGCGAACCCGCTTGGAAAATCGCCAACGAAAACAGACTGCAAATATTTCCGAAGGGCAGCCGCCAGACCTACCTGACGCGCCCGACGAAAATCCTCCCGCGCGAGGCTTTGGAGTCGGCGGGTGTGTTCGTGCCGCCGCGCCGCTGCGCCGACGTGCTTTCGAAGTTCGGAATCGCAGCCGCCGCCCGCGCTTCGTACAGCAAGTACTACTACATTTCGCGCGGCGCAAAGACCGCCTTCAACACGGTCTGCTTTTTCCTTTCGGCGTCCGATTACAGGGCGAAGTTCGACGGCGCGGCCTTCCGCGTGTCGGCGGGCGACGTTCTACTCATACCGGCAAAAACTCCGTGCGACACTTCGGCATCGCGCGCCGAGACGCTTTGGTTCGAAATGCCCGACACTCCGTTTTGGCGCGGGGTTTTCGGCAGTTCGCCCGTGTGCAAAAAGGCGGCAAATTTGGAGCGCATGCTGCTGCTTGCCGACATGTATTCGGAGGAGCTGTACGGGGAGCGTCCGAACGTCTCGCGGCTGGTTTTGCTGGGCGGGCTGATTGCGGGGCTTTTGCGCTCGGAGTTCGGAGGCGCGGGGAGCGGCGGCGCGATGGCGCGGCTTGTCGAAAAAATAGATTCCGACATTTCGGCTAACTGGACTCTCGAAAAGGCGTGCGCGTTTGCGCGCATGGGCAAGTTCAAGCTCAACAGTGCATTCGTGGAAAGGTTCGGCGGCACGTTTTCAAAATACCTGCTTTCCCAGCGAATGGAGAGGGCGGCGGCGTTGCTCGAAAGCCGCGCGACGCTCGGCGAAATCGCCCGCGAAGTCGGATTTTCCTGCGGGCACGCGCTCTCCTATGCCTTCAAAAAATACTACGGATTCCCGCCGAGCGAGTGCGTTTAACGCTTGCCCGCATTCCGAAAACGCGACTGCCGCCGCGTTTAGGCTGTCGGGCTGTCCAGTTCAAAGCGGAGGCAAAAGCGCGGGAAGGCGGGACGCGTTGCGCGGTTTTTGAAAAGCGCAAGGTCTGTTTCATTGCTTGGCGCTTTAATGCCTTGACAATGGCGGTTAAAAAAAATATCAACATTTTTGATATATATTCCATATTGTAAACTTGCTTAATGTATGAGAAAAACGGCATCTAAAATTTTCGCAGCCGCCGCATGCGTCTGCGCTTTTCAAACGCTCGCCGCCGCGACGGCTTCCGACGCGGCGTCCTCAATGAAATCCCCAGGCGAGACGGCGACGCGCTCGTCCGCGAAAGTCTCTGCGGAACTGCCCGACCACCCGCTTGCGCCCGCCGAGTTCCGCCGTCCAGACGGCTATCAGCCGCGCCTTTACGAACTCAATCTGCGCCAGATTTCCGAGAAGTACGGGGCGAAGACAATCGAGCGCGGCCGCGCGGAATACGCCAGAGTTTCGGCGGTCAACGAAAGCGGAAAATGGAAGGCGGACGGAAAGTCGATAGACGCGCACAAGTGCCCCGAATGGTTTGTGGACGCAAAGCTCGGCATTTTCATCGACTGGGGTTTGTGGTCGATTGCATCGTGGGCGCCCAAGCGCGAAAACGGCGCGATGTATCCCGACTGGTACGAACTGCGCATGTACTCCGATTTCACCCCCGATTCGCACTTCTACGGATACAGAAGCTACCACGTCAAAAACTGGGGCGCGGACTTCGAGCGCGACCATTTCATTCCGCTTTTCAAAGCCGAGAAATTCGACGCGAAAGAGCTTATGGAAGTCTTCGCAAAAGCGGGCGCAAAGTACATTGTGCCGTTCAACAAGCACCATTCGGGCTTCTGCCTTTGGGACTGCTCGTACACGCTGCGCGACACCGTCGACATGGGCCCGCGCCGCGACATCGTGCGCGAAATCGTCGACGCCTGCGCCGCGCAAAATCTCAAATTCGGCTTCTACATGAGCCTTACCGAATGGGACTACCCCGTAGTCGGCAAAGACGGCAAAATGCGCAACTTTTCCTGGGGCAAGACCCTCGACTACTCGCCTGACATGGAGTACAAGGCTTCGGGGAAAATCGCGGTTGAAGACTATGTGAAGGAATACCTCGTGCCGCAGTCGGTGGAATTCATCGACAAGTATTCGCCCGACATTCTTTGGTTCGACGGCGAGTGGCAGGTGCCCGCAACCGAACTCGGCGGCTACGACATCGCCGCGTATTTCTACAACGTCAACGAGGGCAAAAAGCAGGTCGCCGTCAACGACAGATACGGCGAGGGCACTCCGCGGGAAGTCGCGCACAAGGGCGGCAAAAGGCTCAAAAAACTTCTCCGCGCAATCCGCGGCGACTTCTATACCGACGAATTCGGCGACACCGCCGACTGCATCGACCCCGCAAAATACCACCCGTGGGAGGCGTGCAGGGGCATAAGCCAGTCGTACGGCAACAACTGGCAGGACAACGAATCTAACGTCCTGACTTCCTCCGAATTCATTTCGATGTTCGCCGACACCGTGGCGCGCGGCGGCAATCTGCTGCTGCTCGTAAACCTCGACGGGCAGGGCGCGATTCCCGAAATCCAGAAAAAACGCCTGCTCGACATAGGCAAGTGGCTCTCGAAATACGGTCGGGCGATTTATTCTACGCGAATCATAGAGCCGTTTGCGACCGAGGAAATCGCCTACACTCGCTCGAAAGACGGTAGGACGGCGTACGCAATCGTCAAAAAGCCGAAGTCCGAAATGAAGCTTGCAATCGCGCCCAAAAAAGGCTCGGAAATCGTCGAAATCGCCACGGGCGAAAAAATCGGCTGGACGGAATCGGACGGCGGAGCGGTAATAAAACTGCCCGAAAATCTGGCGGAATCGGAACTGCCGTTTGCGCTTGAAATCGCGCTAAAATAGTCGGCGTCAATCCGCGGTTCGACGGCGGAAATGTCCCAACTCTAACCGCGTAGCGGGGGCTGGCGCGTCCGCCACAATTTGCTTGCTTAAATTCCGCGCCGACGGCGCATGTCCGCCGCGTTTTGAGGCGCGGATTGCAGCCGCCGCGTTCGGGCACAAAAAAACCGCAGCCGTTAAGCTGCGGTTTTTTGCGGAATGCCCGTTTATTTTTCGGGCATGTCGAGCGCGATGTGCAGGTCTTTGAGCTGCTTTTCCGTCACCTGCGAGGGCGACTGCGCCATCAGGTCCTGACCCTTTTGCGTCTTGGGGAACGCGATGATGTCGCGGATACTCGGACGGTTTGTGAGGATTGTCACAAGCCTGTCGAAGCCCAGCGCGATGCCGCCGTGCGGGGGCGCGCCGAATTTGAACGCTTTGAGCATGTAGCCGAAGCGCGATTCCACGATGTCGGCGGGGATTTTCAGAACGTCCTTGAACACTTTTTCCTGAACGTCGGGCTGGTGGATTCTTATCGAGCCGCCGCCGAGTTCCGTGCCGTTGAGTACGATGTCGTAGTGCTGCCCGCGCACGCGGAGCGGGTCGGTGTCGAGGTACTTGACGTCTTCGGGCACGGGCGACGTGAACGGGTGGTGCGCCGAAACGTATCTGCCCTGTTCTTCGTCCCAAAGCATGAGCGGGAATTCGATAACCCAGAGGAAGTTGAACTGCTTGGGGTCGATTTTGATTTTTCCGCGGGCTTGCAGAAGCTTGCCGCAGTCGAGGCGGACGCGTCCGAGAATGGAGCACGCCTGTTCCCACTTCGACGCCGCGAAGAACACGATGTCGCCGTCCTGAATGTCGAGCTTTTCTTTGAGCGCCTTCTGTTCGTCTTCCGAGAGGAATTTGAGAATGGGGCTTTTCCACGCGCCGTTTTCGGCCTTGATGAACGCAAGACCCTTTGCGCCGAGCGTCTTTGCCACGTCTTCGAGTCCCTTCAATTCGCCCTGCGTGATGTCGGAAAGACCCTTTGCGTTAATCGCCTTGATTACGCCGCCGTCCTTGACGACGTTTGCGAACACCTTGAACTGGCTGTCCTTGAAAACGTCGGTGAGGTCTTGCAGTTCGATTCCGAAGCGCGTGTCGGGCTTGTCCACGCCGTAGCGGTTCATGGCGTCGCTGTACTGCATGCGGGGGAAGGGCGTGGGAATGTCCATTCCGAGGGTGTCCTTCCAGATTTTTTTGAGCATGTTTTCGATAAGCGCGTACATGTCTTCGCGGTCGACGAAGCTAAGCTCGATATCGACCTGCGTAAATTCGGGCTGGCGGTCTGCGCGGAGGTCTTCGTCGCGGAAGCATTTAGCCATTTGGTAGTAGCGTTCGATGCCCGATACCATCAGCATCTGCTTGTACTGCTGGGGCGACTGGTTGAGCGCGTAGAACATGCCGGGATTTGTGCGGCTGGGCACGAGGAATTCGCGCGCGCCTTCGGGCGTGCTCTTGAAAAGAATGGGGGTTTCGACTTCGATGAAATCCTGCGAGTTGAGGTAGTCGCGGATAGCCTGTGCCGCCTTGTGGCGCATGCGCAGAAGGTTGAGGTTGCGCGGTCTGCGGAGGTCGAGATAGCGGTATTGGAGGCGGAGGTCTTCGTTGACCCTGTCGGCGTGTTCGTCGTCGAGGGGGAAGGGGAGCACGTCGCAGATGTTGTGTATTACCATGTCGGACGCGACGACTTCGATTTCGCCCGTTTTGAGGTTCGGGTTTTTAGTGCCGTCCTCCCTGAGTTCGACTTTGCCGAAAATCTGGATTACGCTTTCGTCTTTGAGTTTCTGCGCCTTTTCGTAGACGTTCGCCGCTTCGGGGTGGAAGACGACTTGCGTTATGCCGTCGCGGTCGCGAAGGTCGATGAATAGAATGCCGCCGTGGTCGCGGACCGATTGCACCCAGCCGATGAGGGACACTTCTTTGCCCTTGTCGGCGGCGGTGAGTTCGTTGCAGGTATTTGTGCGTTTCATAGTAAAAAAATAAGTCTTCAAATGTCTGTTTTTTAGCCTTTTAGTCAAGGTTTTTTTGGCCGTTCGGGCGATTTTTTGAAGCTCCGTTTTTGTCTTGACCGCAGGCTTCGCCGTGTTATGGTATTGCGTATGAAGTTATTATCCGCAATAGTTGCATTGCCACTGCTGGTTTGCGGAGTCGCTCTTTGCGCCGCCGATTTCGATTCGAAAACAATCGGAAAATATCCGAAATGGTCCGAAAAAAAGGCGCAATGGCGGGCGCAGTCTCAGTCGATAAAGACGGTAGATTTCGTCGGCAAGACCGAAAAAATCGTGGTGTCGGCGGGGAAGTCGGGCGCGGAATTCAGGGACGAACGCGAAGGTTTTTACAACGCGCATCCCACTGCTCTAAAACTCGAAGACGGCGGCATTTTGTGCGTCTGGAACGTCGGACACGGCGGCAATGCAGGTCCGGTTGCCCGAAGCGACGACGGCGGAAAGACTTGGACGCGCATCGACAAAATCATGCCGGACTGCTACCGCGTCATGCGCAACTGTCCGAGCATCTATTCCGTGCGCGATCTAAACGGCAAACGCTTCATACAGATTCTCTCGGGGAAGACGCGCCACTTGAAGGGCAAGTTCGCGCCCTCGGAAGAGTTTTACAAGGGATATATGCCGCGCGTATACAGCGAGGACAACGGAAAAACTTGGCGCAAACTGCCGCCGCTTTCGCCGAGCAATCCCGACGAGCTGTTTGCCTGCCTTATGGCGTTTACTTCGATGGTCGAGCTCAAGGACGGTTCGACGATGGCGTTTTTCCACAAGGGCGACGCGAAGAACGCCGACAGGGAATTGCGCGTGTTCACGTCGATTACAAAAGACGGCGGCTTTACTTGGTCCAATCCCGTAAAGCTTGTCGCGCCCGAGGATATCGGCGGGCTTTGGGCGTGCGAGCCCTACGCTTTCCGTTCGCCCGACGGCTCCGAAATCTGCTGCATTATGCGCGAAAACACGCGCCAAAACGGCAACAGTTTGGTGTCGTTCAGCCGCGACGAGGGCAAAACTTGGAGCAAGCCAATCGACACTCCGTGGGCGCTTTCGGGCGACAGGCATCATGGCGTTGTTTTGCCAGACGGCCGCCTTTTCATAGCCTTCCGCGACAAAGTTCCGTGCGACCAAAAGGGCTTGCGGCTCGGCGCGTGGATAGGCTCTTACGACGACATTAAAAACGGGCGCGCGGGGCAATACCGCATACTGCTTTCCAAGAGCGAAAGCTTTTCCGAAACGGCAATCCGTTGCGACGGCTACTACCCGTCGGTTTTGCTGCTCGACGACGGCACGGTTGCCGTTCTGACCTACGAGAGCGTCGAGCGCGGCAAAGGCTGCTCGATTGTCTGCCACCGTTTCAAAATATCCGATATAGAGGCTGCGGCAAAATAGCGGTATGAGCGCGCAAATCGGGCGCGAAAAATCGTCCGCGCGGTTTTTGCGCAGGGGAGAGGGAGATTGTTTTTTGCGCGGAATCTGGGCGGCGGTGTGGTTTCTATTCCGCCTTTTAGGCGTTCTTTCCTTCGCGCTTTAGGTTGAAGAATGTTCTTATCATCAGCATGCACTCGTCCTGCAAAACTCCCGATTGCACGGTGAGCCTGTGGTTTAGGGTTGGCACTTCGTGGATTTTCAGCGCACCGCCCAAAAAGCCCATTTTCTGGTCTCCGACGGCGTAGACCACGCGCGAGAGCCTCGACATAACGCACGCGCCCGAGCACATCGGGCACGGCTCTTTTGTGGCATAGAGCGTCGCGCCGTTTAGCCGCCAATCGCCGATTTTTGCAGCTGCCTGGTTTATCGCGAGAATTTCGGCGTGCGCGGTCGGGTCCTGCGACTGCTCAACCGAATTGTGCGCCTGCGCCACGACCTCTCCGCAATACTCGACCACCGCGCCGACCGGCACTTCGCCGAGCTTCCACGCCTTCAATGCCTGATTGTACGCAAGCTTCATGAAAAACTCGTCGTCGCGGTTCAGGTACGACGGAAACATAGGCTGGAAGGGGCATGGGGGGGCGGATTTTTCTGGATACTCTCTGTTTTCGGAAGCCATCGGTCTTATTTTATTGTTGACTATCACGCAAAGAGAAACAGAAATATTCTTTTTTTACAGAAAAAAATAAATTAAATAATGTCAGACTGCGTAGAAGTAGAAGGTAAAGTAGTTGCGGTTCTCCCCGGAACGATGTTCAGGGTGGAAATCTCAAACGGACATCAGGTGCTCGCCCACATATCGGGCAAGCTCCGCAAAAATTTCATCAAACTGACTGTCGGCGACAGGGTCAAAATGGAAATGACTCCGCAGGACTTGGAAAAGGCCCGCATCGTTTACAGGCTCAAAAACGCCGACGCTCCGCGTTCAGTTCCGCGCCGCAGCTTCGGCCCGCGCCGCTAAAACGGCGTTCCGCTTTTCATGAAAGCGGGGGCATTTGCGGTTTTGACGCTCGCATTCGCCGCGTTGGCGGCGGCGTCGCTCTGTTCGGGGTCGGGTGGGCTTTCGTGCGCCGACGTCCTCTCCGCGCTGTTTTTGCAGTCTTCCGACGAAACCGCAAATCTCGTAGTGTGGCAAATAAGGCTTCCGCGCCTTGCGGCGGCGCTGCTTTCGGGCGCAAGCCTTGCGCTCGCGGGGGCGGGCATGCAGAGCCTTTTCAGAAATCCGCTCGCCGACCCCTCAATTACGGGCGTGTCGTCGGGCGCGGCGTTGGGGGCGGTCTTGGCGGTTTCGTTTTTCCCGTCGGCGTTCGGCGTCGAAATCGGCGCGTTGGCTGTGGGGCTTGCGGCGGCCGTCGCGGTCTGCGCTGTCGGACATTCAGGCTCGAAAATGTCGGCGGTCTCGACCCTCTTGGCGGGCATTGCGGTAAACGCGTTTTGCGGCGCGCTCGTCGGATTTTTCATGTACTCCGTTCGCGACGCGGGCATGAGGGGCTTCGTGTTCTGGTCGCTCGGCTCGCTCGAACGCTGCGGCTGGGAGGAGCTTGGGGTGTCGTTCGCCCTCTGCGTTCCCGCGTGGATTGCAATGCTGTGCGCGGCGCGTCCGCTAAACGTAATGCTGCTCGGCGAGGAAAACGCGTTCGACTGCGGCGTTGACGTCTCCCGCGCCCGCTTTGCGGTAATCGCCGCCGCCGCCGTGATGACTGCCGCGAGCGTTTCCATTTGCGGAATAATCGGCTTTGTGGGTCTTGTAGTTCCGCACGTTTTGCGAATGGTTGTAGGCACCGACAACCGCTTTCTCATGCCGCTTTCGGCGTTGGGTGGCGCAACGCTGCTCGTGCTCGCCGACGTCGTTTCCCGCGCGTTTTCGCAGACCGACCCCGTTCCAATCGGCGTAATCACCGCCCTTATGGGCGCGCCGTTTTTCGCCGCGCTTTTGAGGTCGAAAGGAGTTTCGAATGCTCGCTATTGAAAACGTGTCTTTTGCGTACGGACGCGGGCGCAGGGTGCTCGACGGCGTGTCGCTGCGCGTGGGCGCGGGCGAGTTTGCGGCGGTGCTCGGCGCGAACGGCGCGGGGAAAAGCTCGCTGCTGAAAATCGCAAGCGGATATGCGCGGCCCGACGTCGGGCGCGTAATGCTCGGCGGCGCGGACATCGCTGGGCTGTCGGCGCGGGAGCTTGCTCGAATGCGGGCGGTGCTCGAACAGGAGTGCCCGCTGACTTTCGAATACACGGTTGGGGAGGTCGTGGCTCTCGGCGGATACTCGCGCGGCGGGCTGTCGGGGCTTTCGGCGGACGTGTCCGAATCGCTCGAATCGGTGGGGCTTGCGGGTTTCGAAAAACGGAAATATTCGGAGCTTTCGGGCGGCGAAAAACGGCGCGTGCAGCTCGCCCGCGCGCTGTGCCAACTGGGCGAAAATCCCAAACTGCTGCTGCTCGACGAGCCTTCGGCGGGGCTTGACCCCGCGCACGCGCACGCGGCGATGTCGGCGGCGCGGGAAGTCGCGGAGCGCGGGGCGGCGGTCGTGGCGGTTCTCCACGACCCGAACCTTGCGGCGGCGTATGCCGACAAAATCGCGCTTCTTAAAGACGGCAAAATTTCGTCGTTCGGCTCGGCGGAGTCCGCCATGCGGGCGGAGCTTCTGGGCGGAGTCTACGGCGCGGACTGCGAAATAGTTTCCGACGGCATTCGGAACGTCGCGTATTTTCCGCCGAAAAAATGATTGCCGATTCCGCGCGATTGTCCGATATAAAGGGCATGTTCAGGGAAAAAGACATTCGCGATTTGACTCTAAACCCGTTCACGCAAATAGGCAGACAGTGGATGCTTGTCAGCGCGGGCGACAAAAACGGCTTCAATACCATGACCGCAAGCTGGGGCGGACTCGGCTTCATGTGGAACAAGCCGGCGGCGTTCGTGTTCGTGCGTCCGTCGCGCTACACCTACGAATTTATCGAAAGGAACGACATGCTCACGCTCTCGTTCTTCGACGAAAAATACCGCGACGCGCTGAAAATCTGCGGCTCGAAATCTGGCAGAGATTGCGACAAAATCGCGGAGGCGAAATTGACGCCGCATTTTACGGAGCTTGGAAACCCGACTTTCGAAGAGGCGGGCGAAGTGTTTGAGTGCCGCAAAATGTACGCGCAAATGCTGACGGAGGATTCGTTTATAGACAAGTCGGCGGTGAAAACATGGTATCCCGACCACTCCTATCACAAGATGTACGTACTGGAAATCCTCCACGTTTACGGCATGTGAAAGCACTTCCCTAAGGGCGTTTCCCTGTAC
The Opitutia bacterium KCR 482 genome window above contains:
- a CDS encoding beta-galactosidase; translated protein: MMKRIFMSAFAAAAAMSAFAAYEKVEEIEPSLPLPNKQWEEIGRIKHKSAAEIADSRLSVGFECLDRDMFEPEKVYDKLAAIGIKWARCQTGWSKTEKQKGVYDFAWLDSVVDNLIKRGIKPWFNVGFGNPIYMGEMKNPTGVGYVPLYFGDECLQAWKNYIDALSKHFKGRVQYFEIWNEPDINHFWQPKKADAGGYAKLVETTGSIIRKNIPDAKIGAVVSGTFVEYASEYFRIGGGKYIDFFSIHPYCIIPEERHNIDTRALLRLFKQHNPDRKISLWQGESGFGSSYPEGHYMRPATAGGEYMQAKWTLRRFTLDLSSGYGLSSIYQCVDLKAGYQMATGGKPLFAKYGLFENITYRPKKSVEILKNYTPIFDCDTKPYALSAYIYTRKAVPEGAGVSRLVDSAKRMETFERKGYPLYAFWLAEDMQLQMKPIPRASLHYVAELPLKNPVLIDPVSGRVFAYASPSARKYGDPVRNYVLTGVPLADYPLVITDYAAVEDLVVPKSE
- a CDS encoding helix-turn-helix transcriptional regulator; translation: MKPNREPAWKIANENRLQIFPKGSRQTYLTRPTKILPREALESAGVFVPPRRCADVLSKFGIAAAARASYSKYYYISRGAKTAFNTVCFFLSASDYRAKFDGAAFRVSAGDVLLIPAKTPCDTSASRAETLWFEMPDTPFWRGVFGSSPVCKKAANLERMLLLADMYSEELYGERPNVSRLVLLGGLIAGLLRSEFGGAGSGGAMARLVEKIDSDISANWTLEKACAFARMGKFKLNSAFVERFGGTFSKYLLSQRMERAAALLESRATLGEIAREVGFSCGHALSYAFKKYYGFPPSECV
- a CDS encoding alpha-L-fucosidase, with the protein product MRKTASKIFAAAACVCAFQTLAAATASDAASSMKSPGETATRSSAKVSAELPDHPLAPAEFRRPDGYQPRLYELNLRQISEKYGAKTIERGRAEYARVSAVNESGKWKADGKSIDAHKCPEWFVDAKLGIFIDWGLWSIASWAPKRENGAMYPDWYELRMYSDFTPDSHFYGYRSYHVKNWGADFERDHFIPLFKAEKFDAKELMEVFAKAGAKYIVPFNKHHSGFCLWDCSYTLRDTVDMGPRRDIVREIVDACAAQNLKFGFYMSLTEWDYPVVGKDGKMRNFSWGKTLDYSPDMEYKASGKIAVEDYVKEYLVPQSVEFIDKYSPDILWFDGEWQVPATELGGYDIAAYFYNVNEGKKQVAVNDRYGEGTPREVAHKGGKRLKKLLRAIRGDFYTDEFGDTADCIDPAKYHPWEACRGISQSYGNNWQDNESNVLTSSEFISMFADTVARGGNLLLLVNLDGQGAIPEIQKKRLLDIGKWLSKYGRAIYSTRIIEPFATEEIAYTRSKDGRTAYAIVKKPKSEMKLAIAPKKGSEIVEIATGEKIGWTESDGGAVIKLPENLAESELPFALEIALK
- the aspS gene encoding aspartate--tRNA ligase, whose protein sequence is MKRTNTCNELTAADKGKEVSLIGWVQSVRDHGGILFIDLRDRDGITQVVFHPEAANVYEKAQKLKDESVIQIFGKVELREDGTKNPNLKTGEIEVVASDMVIHNICDVLPFPLDDEHADRVNEDLRLQYRYLDLRRPRNLNLLRMRHKAAQAIRDYLNSQDFIEVETPILFKSTPEGAREFLVPSRTNPGMFYALNQSPQQYKQMLMVSGIERYYQMAKCFRDEDLRADRQPEFTQVDIELSFVDREDMYALIENMLKKIWKDTLGMDIPTPFPRMQYSDAMNRYGVDKPDTRFGIELQDLTDVFKDSQFKVFANVVKDGGVIKAINAKGLSDITQGELKGLEDVAKTLGAKGLAFIKAENGAWKSPILKFLSEDEQKALKEKLDIQDGDIVFFAASKWEQACSILGRVRLDCGKLLQARGKIKIDPKQFNFLWVIEFPLMLWDEEQGRYVSAHHPFTSPVPEDVKYLDTDPLRVRGQHYDIVLNGTELGGGSIRIHQPDVQEKVFKDVLKIPADIVESRFGYMLKAFKFGAPPHGGIALGFDRLVTILTNRPSIRDIIAFPKTQKGQDLMAQSPSQVTEKQLKDLHIALDMPEK
- a CDS encoding sialidase family protein yields the protein MKLLSAIVALPLLVCGVALCAADFDSKTIGKYPKWSEKKAQWRAQSQSIKTVDFVGKTEKIVVSAGKSGAEFRDEREGFYNAHPTALKLEDGGILCVWNVGHGGNAGPVARSDDGGKTWTRIDKIMPDCYRVMRNCPSIYSVRDLNGKRFIQILSGKTRHLKGKFAPSEEFYKGYMPRVYSEDNGKTWRKLPPLSPSNPDELFACLMAFTSMVELKDGSTMAFFHKGDAKNADRELRVFTSITKDGGFTWSNPVKLVAPEDIGGLWACEPYAFRSPDGSEICCIMRENTRQNGNSLVSFSRDEGKTWSKPIDTPWALSGDRHHGVVLPDGRLFIAFRDKVPCDQKGLRLGAWIGSYDDIKNGRAGQYRILLSKSESFSETAIRCDGYYPSVLLLDDGTVAVLTYESVERGKGCSIVCHRFKISDIEAAAK
- the tadA gene encoding tRNA adenosine(34) deaminase TadA encodes the protein MASENREYPEKSAPPCPFQPMFPSYLNRDDEFFMKLAYNQALKAWKLGEVPVGAVVEYCGEVVAQAHNSVEQSQDPTAHAEILAINQAAAKIGDWRLNGATLYATKEPCPMCSGACVMSRLSRVVYAVGDQKMGFLGGALKIHEVPTLNHRLTVQSGVLQDECMLMIRTFFNLKREGKNA
- the infA gene encoding translation initiation factor IF-1 gives rise to the protein MSDCVEVEGKVVAVLPGTMFRVEISNGHQVLAHISGKLRKNFIKLTVGDRVKMEMTPQDLEKARIVYRLKNADAPRSVPRRSFGPRR
- a CDS encoding iron ABC transporter permease yields the protein MKAGAFAVLTLAFAALAAASLCSGSGGLSCADVLSALFLQSSDETANLVVWQIRLPRLAAALLSGASLALAGAGMQSLFRNPLADPSITGVSSGAALGAVLAVSFFPSAFGVEIGALAVGLAAAVAVCAVGHSGSKMSAVSTLLAGIAVNAFCGALVGFFMYSVRDAGMRGFVFWSLGSLERCGWEELGVSFALCVPAWIAMLCAARPLNVMLLGEENAFDCGVDVSRARFAVIAAAAVMTAASVSICGIIGFVGLVVPHVLRMVVGTDNRFLMPLSALGGATLLVLADVVSRAFSQTDPVPIGVITALMGAPFFAALLRSKGVSNARY
- a CDS encoding ATP-binding cassette domain-containing protein: MLAIENVSFAYGRGRRVLDGVSLRVGAGEFAAVLGANGAGKSSLLKIASGYARPDVGRVMLGGADIAGLSARELARMRAVLEQECPLTFEYTVGEVVALGGYSRGGLSGLSADVSESLESVGLAGFEKRKYSELSGGEKRRVQLARALCQLGENPKLLLLDEPSAGLDPAHAHAAMSAAREVAERGAAVVAVLHDPNLAAAYADKIALLKDGKISSFGSAESAMRAELLGGVYGADCEIVSDGIRNVAYFPPKK
- a CDS encoding flavin reductase, whose product is MFREKDIRDLTLNPFTQIGRQWMLVSAGDKNGFNTMTASWGGLGFMWNKPAAFVFVRPSRYTYEFIERNDMLTLSFFDEKYRDALKICGSKSGRDCDKIAEAKLTPHFTELGNPTFEEAGEVFECRKMYAQMLTEDSFIDKSAVKTWYPDHSYHKMYVLEILHVYGM